The Phlebotomus papatasi isolate M1 chromosome 3, Ppap_2.1, whole genome shotgun sequence genomic sequence ttttaaaaaccgGGTACTTTCCTCTAGATTTAGAATATGGGAGCGATGAGTAATTTAGTCGATAAACGACTTAATGCAAATACAACCATAATAATGTTAAAATCTCGTCTAACTATTCTTTCTAAGTTTGTTTTTTCGCCGTTTAGCCTACTTAGTTATGTTTTTGTTAGATTAGCGACTGGATTGCAAATGATCTCTCTTTTGTcggaatattttgtttaattaattatagatttatctcccgaagtatacgcttaaatGTTAATCTCTTTGAAAGGATCGAAAAGTTAAGCATTTTTTAAACGTCTCATTGCATAGGACCCTTTACTTGGATTTACAGAAGTGGGTCTTTAAGTTAGGCTTTCATGATTTTTGAAGGGTCCTCGTTGAAcgctttaaattttcttttggttttacTACGGAATATAGGGACGAAAGAACAACTCGACGGCTtagaatatacagtagactgtcGCTAATCCGTgaactctttttccgggtgacataaaaaagtcCGTGAGAcagtagaatttttaaaattttgttgacatattgtccccgttttggtttttttttgttaaagcaaatgtgctctatctactgaaATTCTTTCTCGTTGGAACGTTTTTGGATAGTTACACATGTTTATAGACAATGTCGATTGAGTCAGGTCAGGATTTACTCCACAAATTTTcaaagtaaacaaaaaaatcgttgtatttcaaaaaatttgatgtgtatcaatcgcaaaatccgtgtgacattttggttccgctctcacggataagcgagagtctactgtaaaatgaATAAGTCGCTAATGGCATTGTCTAGACAATGctaatggccaactttacaggagagcgctTTCAAGTTGAGGTTTTACATGCTGactataggatttttaagattgtaAACCtgtataactttgggaataattaactttccggtatataatattcacagggaaggtaaagggtgtcaaggagtacccaaaaagcaaaaaaaaaacaaattttgcaaaaaatcgacttattctgACTTATTTCGGCAGGGAACACCTATTAGCAAGCAATTTcgtaaaaatatagaaaagtaaTTAAGAAtcgaattaagaaaaaaatatattttaaaggaaatttatcaCACAATATTCTGTGACAGTTTTGCGAAATGTCAACTTAATATATGACAGATTTAGAGTTTTTGAGAGCTTAAGCCTTAACTCAGTTTAAGGCTGGAAGGGCTTCTTGCTCTGCTTAAATTGTTAGTCGTATAAAAAGGCTCTTACTTTTATGCTCTTTAACAGACATTATAATAAGCTGAAAATTAGCTTACAAAGTATAATTGTGTAAGAATTgctgtaaaataatttatatgtcCTTTAATTATGATGAATCGTCTCTCGgttaattttaggttatgtatgGGACATTAAACATTCGAAGTCAAGAGACAGAATAACACAAAATTGAATTGCAATAATGATTCAAGCATAATTTCCTACCTAATGGGACTAagaaaatcttcttttttttttttacaaaaataatgatttttttgtataaataaacTGTCCTTGAAAATAACTCACGTTTAAGCCAAAATATGACCTTAAGATTTAGAATTAGATTTTAAGAAAGATTTCAATTCCCAATTTCTTCACAAGACAAATTACTCTTTTTGATTGCATAACAAACATTTGGAAAAGAATAATAACAACAAATAAATAAGTAATTTGTGAAGAATGAACTGTATTATTAGAGGCACTGAAATTAGGTGAAGAAACAAAACCACTGTCACTCAAACGACCCACAAAATCTCACACACTCTAGCATAAAAATAGACATTGTGGTAAATAAATCAGAAAGTAATAGAAAAGcgcaaaaattttatattactaAATAATAGCTTAAGACAATGGCAAAAGTAGAGCAAATGTTGAGACAACTCACCCACTGACAAGAGGCCTAAAATGGAGTGTTGTTgggagaaagaaagaaagaaacagGTTGAATTACTGTTGAATTTTCCCAAACTTTTATGCACTGTCTATCTCAACACAGTATAGTTTTCGGGTGTTAgaagaaatgtttaaaaaaaatatgtctaCGATCCACGATGTATTTGTGGGAATGTCGGAGATATGAATGAGAAAAATGTTGGCTCTTGAAAATGaaacattgaaaatgaaaaactcaCCGGTTTGAATTGGAAAACTGTAGGCGGTGTCCGTGAATTTATCTGGTGCAGTAAAAGCCCTCACTTTAACCCGAAACACTCTTCCCGACTTCAGGGGTCCATTGCAGTAGCCAGTTTGTTTGACATCGCAATTTTCAGCACCAATTGTAAAGTCCTCAACGGAATTATTTTTGAAAGGATAGTAGGGCTCAATGACTTGATATGGTGGCCAACTACTGTATGATTGTACATCACGCCATGATGGCATTTCCAAACCCGATGCATTTTTCGTATCATCTTCAGCCACAATAATGGTATACATAATAACAGCACCATTTTGgtctgaaaaataatttttgcggAAGCGTATTTGAATAGTTGATGAACTACGGTAGACTTCAGTAGGAACGACTTGGGTTGCGGGTTGTGGTGGTGCCAAAATTGGCATTTTCTGCTTCCAAATTGTTTCTGGACCATATCCAATTGCTGTTTGGGCTTGTATCCTAAATACATATGATTTTCCAGGGAGGAGATTTTTCAGTATTCCATGGAATTCATTTGGCTTAAAGTCACGAACTTGAGTATGGGCTGAACCCTCGAGGCCGTACGTTATTGAAAATTGCCGAATAACACCATTTGCTTCACTAACCGGTAGTGACCATTCAAATGTTATTTCACTCGGCTGGATGTCCACCGGTTCAAATCTGTCCACTCTTCCGGGTACGGATTCTTTGGTGGTGAAACTGGCTGATACTGGAAGACTATTTCGCAAGACACTCGATTCGGTGCCTGAACGTACAACAACGGTAAAGGTGTAGTTGCGATGGGGTTTTAAGTCTTTTATCGTAATACTGTCATGTACGGTTAAATTTTGCACATAGTTATTGTCAATTGTGAGATATTGCACTTCAAAGGCATTGTATTCGCCATTTGGAATATCCCACTTGAGTGTTATTTCTGTGTCAGTGATTCGGGTGGCATTGAGTTGAGTTATGGGTTCAGGATACATGCGATCCTGACGCTGAATTGGAAGACTTGCCACACCTCCACTTACAGTCCAAACTGTTATATTGTACAGACGACCCGGCATAAGACCTATACAAGAATAgaaagtaattattttttaaaatcttaaataataaagctaaattaaaaattgcaatgtAAAGGGTTAACaaatttgtggaattttcaaGGTTTTCTCCTATGGTACAGCTTTATAACTTCTTGGAAATATTACAAATTTGCCTgggatttcaaaacctttcaaatgaCTACAgccaaacagattgagaaattCGCTCTCTAGAATATTTGTAacatttgacattgaaaatcGTTATGAGGAATAATTGAAGGGTATTTTGTATTTGTCCTTTGTGCCTTAAGCATActttttggatcaggaaaatttcctgaaatcaaaattcacaactCTTACTTTCAAAAGTATGTTCCATATCTAtattccactctttcgcactcaaaattagattgaactaagttaaatttgttttgatgttaaaaggaagaagaagagtcctgaagaatgagacagacatatgcaaacatgtaaattttgatttcatgaattttcctgatttaaaagatgCTGATGCCAAAGATTAAAATAAAAGCCGATCAAAAAATTTCTGTTATACcaaagatagggtaagtgtgccatacttcggcatagttgcatgcaagcgtcaaagtctcaagtttgaaatgtaatattttaaatacaaattgatttttttattctttcttttgtaagagtgttgcttggaaccttgtaaagagtttaccgtctttatttactctaaaatcattcttaatacattttaaaatgaataaaaatttagacatagcttttgtgccctatttcggccatcttcattctcatagttccttgcctttcgggaatttttccaatatctttttcacgtcatctcgtttgtcgaagctacattttttgttattcttttgcactgtataatccctagagtacgtaaaatttaaaagttcatggaaattcgagaagtaaaaaaggtggccgaaattgcaagctggccggaatttggcacactttatctaaatttaaaaaaataggaaaacataaaaaaagaattctttaaTCCACGGATTCGGAATATATAGAGAAATGGTTCACACACAGTgagccttcaaacgatgcgaattttctttttctttgcaaagagctagttcgccTTTTCTTAGCCATAGGAaggatagataattattaaactCATGTGACgaaatgagaaatggtaaaccagTTCTTTGCAAACAAGGTGAAAATTCGTATCGTTTAAAGATTCTCTGTGTGCGAACCaagcctacattcccctaaagtgggtcatttttttttaaattttattatgtacaAAAAGCCTACGTGATCCCTGTGAAAGTTTTATTAATTTGGCAAATTACTTAAACTCACCTGTGAACGTAACTTTTCGGTCTGTGTCATTGGCCAATTTCTCCTTATCGAGAATATCGGGGTCGCCAAGAGAGAAGCGATAGAGGTCAAATTTGGAAGACATCTGAGGTGTTGGTGTATAGCTTAGTGTAACTGTATCACGTTCTTGGAGGTTGTTTACCACAAACACCTCCGATTGGATTAAGGGTTTAGTTCGTGTGGTAAGTTGCGTAATATCACTGGTTAGTCCGTAGGAGATGGTATGAATGCGGAACTTGTATTGAACTCCCGGCATCAGATCCCCAATTAAGACATGAACTGTTGGTGTTTCGTCGACATTCAATTTTCCCTCGGATTGATCTCCAATCCAACTCATTGGAATCACATAGTGTTCGGATACATTCTTGGTGTGCACTTGATCGGGATTTGCCACTGGCCACCAGTGTACAAAGTATGTCTCAACACGTCCTTCTGGCCTTGGCCACTCCAATGTGATGTTGGTGGAGTCAACAAGGGGTATGATGTTTGAGACTGGATTGGGTCTTACTGTTTGATTAACATGCTGAGGATTGGGACTTTCAACACCATAGCTCACAGTGTTAACTTGTATTGTGTACTTTTCTCCTGGCGTCATGTCTGTCACATCAGCTTCTGTTGATTTCACTGAAGGCAGACGAATCCACTGACGTTCACTTTCAGTACGATAGCGAATTGAATATTCACTAAATTCACTCTGAATCGGTGGCATCCAGCGTACCAGCACGGAATTGCTTGTCACTTTTTCAATTGTCATGTTACGTGGTGAATTTGGATCTGGAGAGAATGGAAGTAGAAGTATGTTAAATTGATATCAAATGCAAATGCGtcttattgaatttttcatgtaTTCAAGGTATTTTGCAAATACAATTCaggagaaagaaaataaaaaaaagaactataaGTGCAATGTATTTTcgcaaaagtaaaaaaaaaaaaatagaaatgggtatttcgtattttttttcttgtgatatatatttttttagtttcaGCTTAATCCAGGTATCATTAAAAAGTGCATTATATACGAACTGCTATAGAAACTCAATTGTCCGATATCTCcaaactttaaagtttttctcatTAAAATGATTGAGGAAAAGTTTTATACCAAGTTTATAGAAAATCCGCAcaattttacttcaaaaataacattttccaATATGTTCATTCGAAAGTAGAAAAAAGTAACTTGAACTATAGTTACTTTTtgaacaaaatgtatgaaatagTGTTCAACTTAATGGGATGTAAAAGTTTCAGGATATAGGAATTCTCTAGTTAGAGTCTGAATTGTGGTTTGTAATATGGAAATAGCATATTTGGAATTCCATAGGAAACTTTATAAAGTACTTACAGACAGCTTGAAAATATGCATGAGGTTCACTGCGAAGTCCATGGCTCAGTGCAAATACTTTTATTTCATATCCTGCTCCAGGATACAAATTCTTTATGACTCTTCGAGAGTCTGTTGTGAGAATGGTCTTCACTTCACCAGTATCATTTCGAGAATACATTATCTCGTACTTTTCTTGCCGGGAGTTCACATCACTCTTCCAGCTGATGTTCAATCCCTCACGAATGGACTTGAGATCCTCGATGATTGGGGATGATGGACGAGTGACAACATTGATGGTTGATTCATTAGATTCAACTTTGACTGAAATTGCTTGAACTGTTACGGAGTAATTACGTCCTGGCAGTAGTGTTTCGAGGGGATATGTTGTTTTGTCGGTGTTCATTGTACTTGAGTCACCGTTGTAAATCTCAACTTCGTGGTAACTTATTTTGTATTCTTCTTGCGTACTTGCTGGATCGGGATCCCATGTTATGGTCACTAAACCTGTTTGTTCGTTCGTGAATGATCTTAGGCCAAGAACTGGTAAGGGTTTTAGGGTAACGTCACCCGTTGCTGGCCATGAAGTCACCTTCCCTGACACTGTTTTCACTACAACCTGATATGACTTGCCCGGTTCGAGATTTTCACGAAATTCGAGCCATGCTACACTATCACTTGTCCGAGGGACAAATTGCTGGCGCCGCGAAGTGGCCAGCGACACTTGATATTTGTCAAACTCACTGTTGCCTTTTGGTGCTTCCCACATCACTTTGAATGAGTTAGATGTGATTGAGTTCCAGTCAAAGCTCACATTCATTGGTCTTAATGGAACTGTACGATATTGAGCGGTAGTTGGCAATGATATTTCATCCTCTGACATGGTTTGCACTGATATGTTATAGGCTCGTCCAGGTACCAAACCCTTAAATGCCGCCTGTGCTGGTCCAGGTGGTTCACCTTCTTTTTCCACGTAAAGTACACTTTCTAGGGCGTCAGCTGGTTCAATTGACACCTTATAGTGGGTGTAAATTCCCGCTGGATAGGGTGGTTGCCACAAAACAAGCAATGTTGTCTCATTTCGAAACCAAACAATAAATTTCCCCGGTGTATTTGGTTCTAAGATTGAACAGAGAGAAAGAAAAGTAAAATGAGGATGTGATTCAATTCGTTGTTTATTCAATGTGCTTCCAGAAGGAAAATCATCTACACTATAGTATAAATACAGAAATGTAAACAAGCAGTGCAATATACTATAGAATTCACAGGCTTCGTTAGAGATACCATCTCCGCAAGCACCGTGAAAAGTTAATAAGAGAATgatattgaataatttattaatatattagtTGGTAATGGTGATTATCAAACATTTAGGGGTGAATTTGTTAAGATAATGCATGCGCTAATGTGATTTTGTATATCAGTTAGGCAAGATCATTTTCCCAACCCAAGTCCGGTAATGATATTCGGTAAACATACGCTGATGAACAAAACAAAGGATGATATTGAGAGGTCTGATTTAATGCCACTGGAAGATACtccttgaaattttttttaattttaattagttttttatatagattttatgagatttttttatttcatttcagaATAAACCTTCTCTAAACATCGTGACGCCGGAAAACTGTCTCCTGGCCTTGATATTCATAATTTCAATATTACTTAATTGAGACCGAAACTTGAAGTACATAAGGTACGTAATTATTTTCTAtactttcttttttaatattattatagaGATAATATTTACTGGCTTATTACTGCCAAAATTTAACACTAACCTATATATTTGGAATATTCTTACATTAATtactttgtgaattttaaacttCAATGTCGAccgtttttgtttaatttaacaaaaattgagTTCAATCGTCAAATGAATtcttagaaaataaatatttaaattaacatACGCTGATGAACAAAACAAAGGATGATATTGAGAGGTCTGATTTAATGCCACTGGAAGATACtccttgaaattttttttaattttaattagttttttatatagattttatgagatttttttatttcatttcagaATAAACCTTCTCTAAACATCGTGACGCCGGAAAACTGTCTCCTGGCCTTGATATTCATAATTTCAATATTACTTAATTGAGACCGAAACTTGAAGTACATAAGGTACGTAATTATTTTCTAtactttcttttttaatattattatagaGATAATATTTACTGGCTTATTACTGCCAAAATTTAACACTAACCTATATATTTGGAATATTCTTACATTAATtactttgtgaattttaaacttCAATGTCGAccgtttttgtttaatttaacaaaaattgagTTCAATCGTCAAATGAATtcttagaaaataaatatttaaatttcacttgagAGAAAAGGTCTGTTAATTTCCCGGATATATATGTTATTAAAAAGTAACCTAAACACTGTTAATGCAATATGCATTCCATTGATATTGTATACTTATAAAATTGCTGTAGTACATTTTTCAAACCATGTGTGTAATCGCCACACGTGAAAAAAAGAACATCATACATCAATGCTAAGTATTTTATGTACCACCTGAATAAACTGAAGTAACTGAATAAATAGTCAACATCTAACATTTTCTGCGTCggcgaaatttaatttaaatatctgGGTCTCTCTTTGCCGTATATAAATAATGACATCATCGATATTACATAGATTCAATGACCCTATTTATGGGACAAGCAGTTCACATTAAACATTATTATAATCTGGGGTTCATAtcgatattaattttacactatCTGCCATGATGATGggtaatttttgacgaataaAATATTAggttatatttctttttatctaTATGAAACATACACAAGCAAACATATCTTTTACCtcgtaaaatttttatatccAACAATTCTTTATGGCGAATTCGTTGTTTCACTGCTCCAATGTGAATTGTGTTAAATGATTTTGGTGAGCGCAATGATAATGAGAAAGTGTCATGTATGTTAGtaaaagaatttcttttaaatgaatAGACGGAAAATATTATGGTAGTAGATGTAAGATATGCAAAACAATCACCTTGGGAAGCAATTTGATTAGAAATTCCAATGTGATATAACCAATAATATAACCAATTAAAATATCTTACTCGTGGTAAAATTGCGACTGGTGTATGCAACAGATTCCTTTCCATCGAAAACGGTGTATGCTTGCACTTGATATGTTGCACCGGGAGTTAATTCCCTCAGTGTATACTGCAGAGAATTATTTTCAATGGGAATTGTGCGATTTGTGGAACAGTCTGATAAACCAACGACCTGCAAATACAAAAAAAGGCAAAACGAGACTCAGACAATGTGACgttatcacaaaatttcattatattgTGCACAAGGTTTTACAGATTCACACAATTCTGTTTACATTTCCGAAGGCAATAAAGTAATATCAATTAATTGACTGAAGTGGCAATGTTTCTAATTGAGAACTTCAAtttcatgtaaaattttatttcttttaaattagttttgtttattaattttttataaattagatCGAGGACAtatatttaatttcttcaaaattgttGAGCACATGTATTAAAACTTTTAatgaaaatgattcaaattGAGATTTCAGAGTCATAGTAAATTCTTCATATTTCTTCCTATGCCCTTGAAGTATTGGTTTTCTCTGAAACTACATTTATTATGACtaatatttagttaattttgaattctagtaattttaacatttttttttcattctttaccACAGGTCTACATTAACtacaaaaaggtatttttttatagcaaatataatttttggtcatTCGAGCCGAATAAATACATAATACACTGTGATATTTTCAGTAACAATTTAAGTTCTTCAAAGCTATGTTTCTTCAAGTTATTTACAACAAATCAGGTAAAAATGTACCTAATTTCACAGTAATTATGACCACTAAATAATCCAATAACTTTCAACACAAATTCTTCTTAACAATCACTAATCTCAAATCATACTCACAAATGTTCATATTAACAAGTGTAAACATTGGTAATGCTTCTATAATACCTTGAAACCAATGATTAAATTGGAAAGTCTGTTTGAATGGATGCCGTAAATGAGTAAAGCAATATGGAATACAGATGTTATATTTACCCGTAGCTTAAAACTAGTGAAATTGCCTTGTGTGGGCGGACTCCATGATATGAGGACGGTTTTACCACTTCGTACAGAAACTGAGAGATTCGATGGTGGTTCAGGAGctgtaaaaaaagtaaaaaagataGATTTCTcatcaataattttattgaggGTGAAATGGGAAAACTTTTATGATGTATATTCTTTGAACTACTCATTCTCTCTACAATAATGCACAAGCCGCAAAATTTGCATATATTTCCCTCAGCGCATGAGAAACATAGAGGAAGTTTTGCTTTTTGGTAGTGATTCAactcaattcaaaattttatccacGTACAATCTGCATAAATTTGCAGAAAGATCGTTctacgaattttaaaattagtttttaatacTATCCTCACAATGCTTTGTTGCATCAATATATTGTTGAAGATTATTCCTATTATTGATTGTTTTAGTTTTTaatattccatggaaaatttcagttatttatattttctgtaaataaaatattgtaaagtGCTTGTTAtttgttcatattttgaaaattgcaattctGTGAATTTTTATCATTTACACAAATActtgatatgttttagaaaatttgtctgcttattataaaataacgaagagaattattgaatattttgctTCAGGGTTATCGGCGTACTTAATAGAAAAGGATATCGTAAGATAGTCTTTTGTATGAAGCAAAACCTGTTCGTAtaactttaagaaattttttctttcgTAACACATAAGACGAAATATTAAGTTTGACCAATTTTTTTAACACTAGGTCTATATCgatggctcagaatataaaacgaataaatcgtaaatggccaactttacaggagagttatttcaagctgagatttcacatgctgagtataggatttttaagatttgaaacccgtataacttttggaatacagtagactctcgcaaattcggctcttttaagatcgggctactttttaattcgggcatcggttacatttgaaaaaagtttgttgttatttttcaagtttaattatgattatcaaatgaatcaaatatgctcaaatttggcatagtttgtcttagttttgatgtgattttgcattattgagggattttcatgcaatttgcgTTATATATGactgtgtaaactcaatatctatatacacatgaataaaaaatcgttgcatttcaaaaagtttgtcgcccgaatttctgtctaattcggctgacatttcggtcccatatgcccgaatttgagagagtctactgtaattaactttccggtatatAATATTCATAGGGAAGGTAAAGGGTGTccaggagtacccgaaaagcaaaaaaaaaacaaattttgcaaaaaatcgacttattctgACTTATTTCGGCAGGGAACACCTATTAGCAAGCAATTTCGTAAAAAGTTTGACAAGTCggtatatttattttctttttttattttgctaaaTTAGGATTCTTACACAATTTCGTTTTGCGTTTTAACGTAGAATTCAGACGAATTTAACTTAGTgttcaatttttattgctcaagaGCTCATGAAAAAGTAACTATCGCAAAGGATAAAATTACCTTCATGCGATTTTTTATAAGTAATAGGCTATTAATTAAAAGGTATATAACTAACCATAAGCTGCATAAgggtttgtgttttttttagtcttACTTATAACAATAAGAGTACAATGCTTTTAAACTAACTAGTTTAAATTTAGTTTGTATTTCTTGAGACTATTTCTTGTGAATGAAGACTAAGTTAGAGTCAGTGTCATCAAAGTTAGCTTTATTTGATAAGCACATTAAAACAAAGTTTTCTTACTAACAGTATTGCTGGATAATGAATGCATGAATCACGATTTGATTAAAATGTCTGGTGCATAAAATTTATACATAAAGTTGAAAACATCGCATTTCAAGTGCAGAAGTATATGAAATCGTGTGTTGATATG encodes the following:
- the LOC129805578 gene encoding tyrosine-protein phosphatase 10D isoform X3, which produces MLRKLQIYLFYTTFLLLGPIAKLCQCADLVIEITGNLGQDDSYYRLDYYPPYGNPAPNTTIASRDIGDRIQFSHTLPGTRYNFWLYYTNATHHDWLTWTVSITTAPEPPSNLSVSVRSGKTVLISWSPPTQGNFTSFKLRVVGLSDCSTNRTIPIENNSLQYTLRELTPGATYQVQAYTVFDGKESVAYTSRNFTTMKQRIRHKELLDIKILREPNTPGKFIVWFRNETTLLVLWQPPYPAGIYTHYKVSIEPADALESVLYVEKEGEPPGPAQAAFKGLVPGRAYNISVQTMSEDEISLPTTAQYRTVPLRPMNVSFDWNSITSNSFKVMWEAPKGNSEFDKYQVSLATSRRQQFVPRTSDSVAWLEFRENLEPGKSYQVVVKTVSGKVTSWPATGDVTLKPLPVLGLRSFTNEQTGLVTITWDPDPASTQEEYKISYHEVEIYNGDSSTMNTDKTTYPLETLLPGRNYSVTVQAISVKVESNESTINVVTRPSSPIIEDLKSIREGLNISWKSDVNSRQEKYEIMYSRNDTGEVKTILTTDSRRVIKNLYPGAGYEIKVFALSHGLRSEPHAYFQAVYPNSPRNMTIEKVTSNSVLVRWMPPIQSEFSEYSIRYRTESERQWIRLPSVKSTEADVTDMTPGEKYTIQVNTVSYGVESPNPQHVNQTVRPNPVSNIIPLVDSTNITLEWPRPEGRVETYFVHWWPVANPDQVHTKNVSEHYVIPMSWIGDQSEGKLNVDETPTVHVLIGDLMPGVQYKFRIHTISYGLTSDITQLTTRTKPLIQSEVFVVNNLQERDTVTLSYTPTPQMSSKFDLYRFSLGDPDILDKEKLANDTDRKVTFTGLMPGRLYNITVWTVSGGVASLPIQRQDRMYPEPITQLNATRITDTEITLKWDIPNGEYNAFEVQYLTIDNNYVQNLTVHDSITIKDLKPHRNYTFTVVVRSGTESSVLRNSLPVSASFTTKESVPGRVDRFEPVDIQPSEITFEWSLPVSEANGVIRQFSITYGLEGSAHTQVRDFKPNEFHGILKNLLPGKSYVFRIQAQTAIGYGPETIWKQKMPILAPPQPATQVVPTEVYRSSSTIQIRFRKNYFSDQNGAVIMYTIIVAEDDTKNASGLEMPSWRDVQSYSSWPPYQVIEPYYPFKNNSVEDFTIGAENCDVKQTGYCNGPLKSGRVFRVKVRAFTAPDKFTDTAYSFPIQTGLLSVDQDNTSIIIATSVSLCLLVLILVAVFFIRKRRNGTRKATKEPRSSDNMSLPDSVIETSRPIEIKNFAEHYRRMAADSDFRFSEEFEELKHVGRDQPCTFADLPCNRPKNRFTNILPYDHSRFKLQPVDDEEGSDYINANYVPGHNSPREFIVTQGPLHSTRDDFWRMCWESNSRAIVMLTRCFEKGREKCDRYWPNDTVPVYYGDIRIHMLNLSTYPDWVITEFMMSRGDQQRCIRHFHFTTWPDFGVPNLPQTLARFVRAFRDRVGPDQKPIVVHCSAGVGRSGTFIALDRILQQIVVSDYVDIFGIVWAMRKERVWMVQTEQQYICIHQCLKAVLEGKENVMSPPREMHDNQGYEAVNTTNIEETTNQWKTER
- the LOC129805578 gene encoding tyrosine-protein phosphatase 10D isoform X8 — encoded protein: MLRKLQIYLFYTTFLLLGPIAKLCQCADLVIEITGNLGQDDSYYRLDYYPPYGNPAPNTTIASRDIGDRIQFSHTLPGTRYNFWLYYTNATHHDWLTWTVSITTAPEPPSNLSVSVRSGKTVLISWSPPTQGNFTSFKLRVVGLSDCSTNRTIPIENNSLQYTLRELTPGATYQVQAYTVFDGKESVAYTSRNFTTMKQRIRHKELLDIKILREPNTPGKFIVWFRNETTLLVLWQPPYPAGIYTHYKVSIEPADALESVLYVEKEGEPPGPAQAAFKGLVPGRAYNISVQTMSEDEISLPTTAQYRTVPLRPMNVSFDWNSITSNSFKVMWEAPKGNSEFDKYQVSLATSRRQQFVPRTSDSVAWLEFRENLEPGKSYQVVVKTVSGKVTSWPATGDVTLKPLPVLGLRSFTNEQTGLVTITWDPDPASTQEEYKISYHEVEIYNGDSSTMNTDKTTYPLETLLPGRNYSVTVQAISVKVESNESTINVVTRPSSPIIEDLKSIREGLNISWKSDVNSRQEKYEIMYSRNDTGEVKTILTTDSRRVIKNLYPGAGYEIKVFALSHGLRSEPHAYFQAVYPNSPRNMTIEKVTSNSVLVRWMPPIQSEFSEYSIRYRTESERQWIRLPSVKSTEADVTDMTPGEKYTIQVNTVSYGVESPNPQHVNQTVRPNPVSNIIPLVDSTNITLEWPRPEGRVETYFVHWWPVANPDQVHTKNVSEHYVIPMSWIGDQSEGKLNVDETPTVHVLIGDLMPGVQYKFRIHTISYGLTSDITQLTTRTKPLIQSEVFVVNNLQERDTVTLSYTPTPQMSSKFDLYRFSLGDPDILDKEKLANDTDRKVTFTGLMPGRLYNITVWTVSGGVASLPIQRQDRMYPEPITQLNATRITDTEITLKWDIPNGEYNAFEVQYLTIDNNYVQNLTVHDSITIKDLKPHRNYTFTVVVRSGTESSVLRNSLPVSASFTTKESVPGRVDRFEPVDIQPSEITFEWSLPVSEANGVIRQFSITYGLEGSAHTQVRDFKPNEFHGILKNLLPGKSYVFRIQAQTAIGYGPETIWKQKMPILAPPQPATQVVPTEVYRSSSTIQIRFRKNYFSDQNGAVIMYTIIVAEDDTKNASGLEMPSWRDVQSYSSWPPYQVIEPYYPFKNNSVEDFTIGAENCDVKQTGYCNGPLKSGRVFRVKVRAFTAPDKFTDTAYSFPIQTGLLSVDQDNTSIIIATSVSLCLLVLILVAVFFIRKRRNGTRKATKEPRSSDNMSLPDSVIETSRPIEIKNFAEHYRRMAADSDFRFSEEFEELKHVGRDQPCTFADLPCNRPKNRFTNILPYDHSRFKLQPVDDEEGSDYINANYVPGHNSPREFIVTQGPLHSTRDDFWRMCWESNSRAIVMLTRCFEKGREKCDRYWPNDTVPVYYGDIRIHMLNLSTYPDWVITEFMMSRGDQQRCIRHFHFTTWPDFGVPNLPQTLARFVRAFRDRVGPDQKPIVVHCSAGVGRSGTFIALDRILQQIVVSDYVDIFGIVWAMRKERVWMVQTEQQYICIHQCLKAVLEGKENVMSPPREMHDNQGYEE